TCCGCCGACTTCAGGCGCCAGTCGCGGCGGATCTCCGAGCGCAGCCGGGCATCGGTCTTGGCGACGATCCGCCGGTTCTCCCGCAGCAGCTTGCGGTAGCTCTCCAGCCGCCGCTCGGGCAGCTCGCCCGAGTCCAGGGCCGCCAGGACCGCGCACCCCGGCTCCGCCTCGTGCGCGCAGTCGTGGAAGCGGCAGCGGCGGGCGTACTCCTCGATCTCGGCGAAGACCTGGCCGACTCCGGTCCCGGCGTCCCACAGCCCCACGCCCCGCAGCCCCGGGGTGTCGATCAGGACGCCGCCGCCGGGCAGGGCGAGCAGGTTGCGGGTGGTGGTCGTGTGGCGGCCCTTGCCGTCGGCCTCCCGGGTCTGGCGGACCTCCATCACGTCGGCCCCGAGCAGGGCGTTGGCCAGGGTGGACTTGCCGGCGCCCGAGATGCCGAGCAGCACGCCGGTGCCGTCCGCGACGACGGCGGACAGGACGTCGGTGCCCTCGCCCGTGTGGGAGGAGACGGTGAGGACCTGGACGCCCGGCGCGGCCGTCTCCACGTCCCGTACCAGGTGCGCGAGGGTGGCCGGGTCCGCGACCAGGTCCGCCTTGGTGAGGACGACCAGGGGTTGCGCACCCGATTCCCAGGCCAGCGCCAGGAAGCGCTCGACGCGCCCCAGGTCGAGTTCGACGGCGAGGGAGACGGCGATGACCGCGTGGTCCACGTTGGCGGCGAGGATCTGCCCCTCGGACCGCTGGGAGGAGGTGGACCGCACGAAGGCGGTCCGGCGCGGCAGGTACGCCTTCACGTAGCGCGGGTTGCCGGACGCCTCCACGGCGGCCCAGTCACCGGTGCAGATGACGCGGAGCGGGTCGTGCGGGGTGACGAAGGCGGTGTCGGCGCGGACCGGACCGGCCTCGGTGACCAGGTCGCACTGCCCGCGGTCGACCCGGACGACCCGGCCGGGCAGCAGGCCCTGCGCGGCGTACGGGCGGAACTCGGCCTGCCACGCCGCGTCCCAGCCGTAGGGGGCGAGGACGTGCGGCTGCGACGGGAGGGAGGACGCGGAGGACGACGGGGAGGAAGCGGAGAAAGACAAGGGGAACCCTTCACAGGGTGGCCCCGGCGGCACGCGCCGAGCGCGTGGAGGTCTGTGGGGTCAGCCGGGGACCACGGTGGTGGCATCGATGGTCTTCTGAGTGCGGGCAGCGCCCTGCGCGACGACAGTCATCAACGAACTCACCTCCGGGTCATGCACGGCCGGTCGTTCCGCACCGGTCGGCGGGAACGGGCTCACGCTAACAAGCCCCCGCCCGCCGCGGCCACTTCTTTTTTCCGGCCGGCAGCGCCATGCCCGGCCCGCCACGCCCGGCCCCGCCGCGCGCGGTGTCCGATGCGTCCAAGACGTCCGTGTCCGGCCCTGCCTAGCCTGCTGCCATGACTCCACGACTCGACATGATCGGCATGGTCGTCTCCGACATGGCCGCCTCGCTCGCCTTCTACCGCCGCCTCGGCCTCGACGTCCCGCCCGGCGCCGAGCAACAGCCGCACGTCGAAGCCGCCCTGCCCGGCGGTCTGCGGATCGCCTGGGACACGGAGGAGGTGGTCCGCTCCTTCGACCCGGCGTGGACCCGCCCCTCGGGCGACGGCCGGCGCGACCTGGCCTTCCTGTGCGACTCCCCCGCCGCGGTGGACGCGCTGTACGCCGAGCTCACCGCGGCGGGCCACCCCGGGCACCTGAAGCCCTGGGACGCCTTCTGGGGACAGCGCTACGCCGTGGTCCTCGACCCGGACGGCTGCGGGGTCTCGCTCTTCGCACCGTCGGAGCCCGCGCCCGAGGCCGCGGCCGACCGCGCGGTGTAGGCGCGCAGCGTGGTCCCGGCCAGGGCGCGCATCTCGCGGGCCAGGTGGGCCTGGTCGGCGTAGCCGGCCACGGCGGCCGCCTCGGCGTGGGCCGTGCCGGCCAGGACCAGCGCGAGGGCCCTGCGCAGCCGCAGGATGCGGCCGAGCGTGCGCGGGCCGTACCCGAAGGCGTCGAGCGAGCGGCGGTGCAGCCGGCGCTCGCCGAAACCGACCCCGGCGGCGACGGCGGCCACCGGCTGGCCCGCCCGGAGCCGGGCGGTGACCTCGGCGGCGAAGGGGTCGGGCGCCCCCGCCTCGGCGGCGCGGCGCGCGGCCAGGGCCTCCAGCCCGGCCCGCGGGTCCCCGTGGGCGGCGACGGCCCCGGTCAGCCGGCGCACCTCGCGGGCCGGCCACAGCTCGGCGAGCTCCACCCGCCGGTCCCGCAGGACGTGGGCGGGTACGCCCAGCAGCGCGGGCGCCGTGCCGGGCGCGAACCGGACCCCGGCGAAGGAGCCGCCCGCGACCTCGCCGGCGGGATGCGGGCCGGTGTCGGGCCCGGCGACCAGCAGCCGTCCGTCCGCCCACAACAGGTCCATGCACCCGTCGGGCAGCACCGGGCCGCCGGTGCCCGCGGCCCGCCACAGGACCGCTCCGGGCACGGCCGCCGAGCGCGCTTCCTCGTACACGGGGCCAGGGTAAGCCCGGGTCCGGCGCCTGTGCCGGGCCACCGGGCCACCGGGCCACCGGGCCGCCGGGCCGCCGGGCCGCCGGGCCGCCGGGGTCAGTGTTTGCGGAGCCGGGACGAGTAGTCCTCGGGCGGCAGGAACTTCGACCACCGCTCCGGGAACTCCGACGGCATCCCGTCGTCCTCGTCGTCCTCCGACTCGCCCTCCGCCATCGCCCGCCACGCGGCGGCCCGGGCGATCAGCTGCGCCGCCTCCGCCTCCCGCACCCGTTCGTTCGCCTCGCGCGCCGCGGCCGTGGCCACGGACGGCCAGACCCGGTCGATGGCGGCGTTGACGGCCGCGCCGACCAGCACCGCGAAGGCGGAGATGCCGATCCACAGGAGGACGGCCACGGGGGCCGCCAGCGAACCGTAGATCGTCGGCCCCTCCACCGTGTTGGTCAGGTAGATCCGCAGCAGGAACGAGCCCAGCACCCACATGGCCAGGGCCACCAGCGCACCGGGCACGTCCTCGATCCACGGCGAGCGCACCGGCACCGACACGTGGTAGAGCGTGGTC
Above is a window of Streptomyces subrutilus DNA encoding:
- a CDS encoding helix-turn-helix domain-containing protein, which codes for MYEEARSAAVPGAVLWRAAGTGGPVLPDGCMDLLWADGRLLVAGPDTGPHPAGEVAGGSFAGVRFAPGTAPALLGVPAHVLRDRRVELAELWPAREVRRLTGAVAAHGDPRAGLEALAARRAAEAGAPDPFAAEVTARLRAGQPVAAVAAGVGFGERRLHRRSLDAFGYGPRTLGRILRLRRALALVLAGTAHAEAAAVAGYADQAHLAREMRALAGTTLRAYTARSAAASGAGSDGAKSETPQPSGSRTTA
- the rsgA gene encoding ribosome small subunit-dependent GTPase A, whose protein sequence is MSFSASSPSSSASSLPSQPHVLAPYGWDAAWQAEFRPYAAQGLLPGRVVRVDRGQCDLVTEAGPVRADTAFVTPHDPLRVICTGDWAAVEASGNPRYVKAYLPRRTAFVRSTSSQRSEGQILAANVDHAVIAVSLAVELDLGRVERFLALAWESGAQPLVVLTKADLVADPATLAHLVRDVETAAPGVQVLTVSSHTGEGTDVLSAVVADGTGVLLGISGAGKSTLANALLGADVMEVRQTREADGKGRHTTTTRNLLALPGGGVLIDTPGLRGVGLWDAGTGVGQVFAEIEEYARRCRFHDCAHEAEPGCAVLAALDSGELPERRLESYRKLLRENRRIVAKTDARLRSEIRRDWRLKSAEGRANYAAKRTGRA
- a CDS encoding VOC family protein, whose protein sequence is MTPRLDMIGMVVSDMAASLAFYRRLGLDVPPGAEQQPHVEAALPGGLRIAWDTEEVVRSFDPAWTRPSGDGRRDLAFLCDSPAAVDALYAELTAAGHPGHLKPWDAFWGQRYAVVLDPDGCGVSLFAPSEPAPEAAADRAV